Proteins from a single region of Pseudarthrobacter sp. NIBRBAC000502772:
- a CDS encoding peptidoglycan bridge formation glycyltransferase FemA/FemB family protein — protein sequence MEFFLQTPAWADVQSSLGRTVHQQSGPGWSFLAVEEKNPAGKVLYAPYGPVASSAEAFDGALAALVATARSCGAVFVRIEPVSAGLDMPAASELSRRGLQPAPVNQQPELSWIVDLEGDFKDVLAAMKPVNRNLYRNIHKKGVTFRASQDPDDIRILLNFLHMTSRRNGFKPQSDAYLTQVAASLMPAGAATLFIAELHGGPIAAALAYDSADTRTYAHAALDDTHRKLSAGIPLLVTLMADAKDRGLKHVDLWGVAPADQPDHKWAGFTAFKKSFGGREVEYPGTWDLPVQKLRYNAYQLARKLRDKLRALRSRSARPARTDT from the coding sequence GTGGAATTCTTCCTGCAGACGCCTGCCTGGGCGGATGTCCAGTCGTCGCTGGGCCGCACAGTCCATCAGCAGTCCGGCCCGGGCTGGAGCTTCCTGGCCGTCGAGGAGAAAAACCCGGCCGGAAAGGTCCTCTACGCCCCCTATGGGCCGGTGGCATCCTCCGCGGAGGCGTTCGACGGCGCCCTGGCCGCCCTGGTGGCAACGGCCAGATCGTGCGGCGCCGTGTTTGTCCGGATTGAGCCGGTGTCCGCCGGACTTGACATGCCGGCCGCCTCGGAACTCAGCCGGCGCGGCCTGCAGCCGGCACCCGTGAACCAGCAGCCTGAACTCAGCTGGATCGTGGACCTCGAGGGCGACTTCAAGGACGTCCTGGCCGCGATGAAGCCCGTGAACCGGAACCTCTACCGGAACATCCACAAGAAGGGCGTCACCTTCCGGGCGTCACAGGACCCGGATGACATCAGGATCCTGCTTAACTTCCTGCACATGACATCCCGGCGGAACGGATTCAAGCCGCAGAGCGACGCGTACCTGACGCAGGTGGCGGCCTCCCTCATGCCGGCAGGCGCTGCGACGCTGTTCATCGCCGAACTGCACGGCGGTCCCATCGCAGCGGCCTTAGCCTACGATTCCGCGGATACCCGGACCTACGCCCACGCAGCCTTGGATGACACTCACCGCAAGCTCAGCGCGGGCATCCCGCTCCTGGTGACCCTGATGGCGGACGCCAAGGACCGCGGCCTGAAACACGTGGACCTGTGGGGTGTCGCGCCCGCGGACCAGCCCGACCACAAGTGGGCAGGCTTCACCGCGTTCAAAAAGTCCTTCGGTGGCCGCGAGGTGGAGTACCCGGGCACCTGGGACCTCCCCGTTCAAAAGCTCCGGTACAACGCGTACCAGCTGGCCCGCAAGCTGCGCGACAAGCTTCGCGCCCTCCGCTCCCGCTCCGCGCGCCCGGCGCGAACGGACACTTAA
- the glpX gene encoding class II fructose-bisphosphatase, producing MTQQYSTISPSLAVGIDEPDRNLALELVRVTEAAAIAGGHWVGFGDKNKADGAAVDAMRSFLHTVHFNGVVVIGEGEKDEAPMLFNGEHVGDGTGPECDVAVDPIDGTRLTALGINNALAVLAVAERGSMFDPSAVFYMEKLVTGPEAADMVDLRLPVKQNLHLIAKAKGVKVNQLNVMILDRDRHRPLVEEIREAGARTKFIMDGDVAGAIAAARSGTGVDALMGIGGTPEGIVAACAIKSLGGVIQGRLWPTSDDEKQKAIDAGHDLDRVLSTNDLVSSDNCYFAATGITDGDLLKGVRYSKDKVLTQSIVMRSKSGTIRFVDGEHQASKWEGYARKN from the coding sequence ATGACCCAGCAGTACTCCACGATTTCCCCCTCCCTGGCTGTGGGCATCGACGAGCCAGACCGCAACCTCGCCCTTGAACTTGTCCGCGTCACCGAGGCCGCGGCCATCGCCGGCGGCCACTGGGTTGGCTTCGGCGACAAGAACAAAGCCGACGGCGCGGCCGTTGACGCCATGCGCTCCTTCCTTCACACGGTCCACTTCAACGGCGTTGTGGTCATCGGCGAAGGCGAAAAAGACGAAGCCCCCATGCTGTTCAACGGCGAACATGTTGGCGACGGCACCGGTCCTGAGTGCGACGTTGCCGTGGACCCGATCGACGGCACCCGCCTGACGGCCCTGGGCATCAACAACGCCCTGGCAGTCCTCGCCGTGGCGGAGCGCGGCTCCATGTTCGATCCGTCCGCCGTGTTCTACATGGAGAAGCTCGTCACCGGCCCGGAAGCCGCCGACATGGTGGACCTCCGCCTGCCGGTCAAGCAGAACCTGCACCTGATCGCCAAGGCGAAGGGCGTGAAGGTCAACCAGCTCAACGTCATGATCCTTGACCGCGACCGCCACCGCCCCCTGGTCGAAGAGATCCGCGAAGCCGGTGCGCGCACCAAGTTCATCATGGACGGCGACGTTGCCGGCGCCATTGCCGCAGCCCGCTCCGGCACCGGCGTCGACGCCCTCATGGGCATCGGCGGCACGCCGGAAGGCATCGTTGCAGCCTGCGCCATCAAGTCGCTCGGCGGCGTTATCCAGGGCCGGCTGTGGCCCACCAGCGACGACGAGAAGCAGAAGGCGATCGACGCCGGCCACGACCTGGACCGCGTGCTGTCCACCAATGACCTCGTGTCCAGCGACAACTGCTACTTCGCGGCCACGGGCATCACCGACGGCGACCTCCTCAAGGGCGTCCGCTACTCCAAGGACAAGGTCCTCACGCAGTCCATCGTGATGCGTTCCAAGTCCGGCACCATCCGCTTTGTCGACGGCGAGCACCAGGCCAGCAAGTGGGAAGGCTACGCCCGCAAGAACTAG
- the manA gene encoding mannose-6-phosphate isomerase, class I has protein sequence MYEIENVLRDYAWGSTTAIAGLLGRPESGGPEAELWIGAHPGAPSMARRVDGSVAPLDALIAEDPEHFLGSESVAEFGPRLPFLTKILAAALPLSLQVHPSIEQAKAGFARENAEGIAPDAAHRNYRDDNHKPEMIFALTPFEALCGFRAPTATRKILLHLAACFDLVESGVPPLLVELLEVLENPDEGAGLRSAFERLITGGEDVSHTTAMVAAALISGAPLAPYQAELSTVISLNEKYPGDPGVLISLLLNRISLAPGEAVYLPAGNVHAYLHGLGVEVMASSDNVLRGGLTPKHIDVPELLRTIEFQPVAVPMLTPEFSGLGQELYQPPFREFQLQRIELAPGAEPVPLAQAGAVVVIVVAGSVYLDSPKGDLQLARGGSAFLPAAEAPVNVHPVAGAESPAVAFAVTTFLKA, from the coding sequence GTGTACGAAATTGAGAACGTCCTCCGCGACTACGCTTGGGGATCCACCACCGCCATCGCCGGGCTGCTGGGACGGCCCGAGTCCGGCGGGCCGGAAGCCGAACTCTGGATCGGCGCCCACCCCGGCGCCCCCTCGATGGCCCGCCGGGTGGACGGCTCCGTGGCACCGCTGGATGCCTTGATTGCCGAAGATCCGGAACACTTCCTGGGCAGCGAATCTGTGGCCGAGTTTGGCCCGCGGCTCCCGTTCCTGACCAAGATCCTTGCCGCCGCGCTGCCGTTGTCCCTCCAGGTCCATCCCAGCATCGAACAGGCCAAAGCGGGATTCGCCCGGGAGAATGCTGAAGGCATTGCGCCCGATGCCGCGCACCGCAACTACCGCGATGACAACCACAAGCCCGAAATGATCTTTGCGCTGACGCCGTTCGAAGCGTTGTGCGGGTTCCGGGCGCCGACTGCAACCCGGAAGATTCTGCTCCACCTTGCCGCCTGCTTCGACCTGGTGGAATCCGGGGTCCCGCCCCTGCTCGTGGAGCTGCTTGAGGTCCTGGAGAACCCGGACGAGGGCGCCGGCCTCAGGAGCGCCTTCGAGCGCCTGATCACGGGCGGCGAAGACGTCTCCCACACCACAGCCATGGTGGCCGCGGCCCTGATATCCGGCGCTCCGCTGGCACCGTACCAAGCGGAACTGTCCACGGTCATCAGCCTCAACGAGAAGTACCCGGGTGATCCCGGCGTGCTGATTTCGCTGCTGCTGAACAGGATTTCGCTTGCCCCCGGCGAGGCCGTCTACCTCCCCGCGGGCAACGTGCACGCATACCTGCACGGCTTGGGTGTTGAAGTCATGGCGTCCTCGGACAACGTGCTCCGCGGCGGGCTGACGCCGAAGCACATCGATGTGCCCGAGCTGCTGCGGACCATCGAATTCCAGCCGGTGGCCGTGCCCATGCTCACGCCGGAATTCTCCGGCCTTGGCCAGGAGCTCTACCAGCCGCCCTTCCGGGAGTTCCAGCTTCAGCGGATCGAACTGGCACCCGGCGCGGAGCCGGTGCCGCTGGCCCAGGCGGGTGCCGTCGTCGTTATTGTTGTTGCCGGATCGGTGTATCTCGATTCGCCCAAGGGCGACCTGCAGCTGGCCCGCGGGGGCAGCGCTTTCCTTCCCGCCGCGGAAGCACCGGTCAATGTCCACCCGGTGGCCGGTGCCGAGTCCCCTGCCGTTGCCTTCGCCGTGACCACATTCCTGAAGGCCTGA
- a CDS encoding LCP family protein — protein sequence MSRSEPQQPATGKVMTDPVRYPTSASAPVRTKRGFALVLMTLLVPGSAQIVAGDRKLGRIALRVTLAAWALLAVTLLLLAANRSLLINILTNQFASLVIILVLVALALGWAFLFINTLRLIRPVLLAPAARPAVGIALVLALVLSSGTLGYAAYLLNVGRNAIGNIFAGGPTIDPVDGRYNFLMMGGDAGDDRTGRRPDSLSVLSVDAKSGQTAIISVPRNLQNAQFSEDSPMRKIYPDGYDCGDVCLINAINTEVTNDYADLYPGVDDPGAQATLEAVSGTLGITVQAYVLVDMAGFAKLIDAMGGIKIKAGGWVPMSGYFDEVTRTHGMPLGWIPAGEQTLDGEHALWYGRSREYVDDYSRIQRQQCVQQAMLKQLDPATLLSKFEDIASAGTKVVESNISSSQLGSFVDLAMKAKGQEVKRLTIGPPDFDASFSTVPDFDIIHAKVDQLLASASGPQAAAPVDSMVQASSVGGGLQASSPLRPAAGLPAGLSAQQTPLPSSDFTPVTTTPDGEPITEELLNQLKREGNEEAIRQLVATNGQCAPQ from the coding sequence ATGTCCAGAAGCGAACCGCAGCAGCCAGCCACCGGCAAGGTCATGACTGATCCCGTCCGGTATCCGACCAGCGCCTCAGCCCCCGTCCGGACCAAACGGGGCTTTGCCCTGGTCCTGATGACCCTTCTGGTGCCCGGCAGCGCCCAGATTGTGGCCGGCGACCGCAAGCTCGGCCGGATTGCCCTGCGCGTCACCCTGGCCGCCTGGGCTTTGCTGGCGGTCACCCTGCTGCTGCTGGCCGCGAACCGGTCGCTCCTGATCAACATCCTCACCAATCAGTTTGCCTCGTTGGTGATCATCCTCGTCCTGGTGGCCCTGGCGCTCGGATGGGCGTTCCTGTTCATCAACACCCTCCGGCTGATCCGCCCGGTCCTCCTCGCACCGGCGGCGCGTCCCGCCGTCGGCATTGCCCTGGTCCTTGCCCTGGTTCTGAGCAGCGGCACGCTTGGGTATGCCGCGTACCTGCTGAACGTGGGCCGTAACGCCATTGGCAATATCTTCGCGGGGGGACCAACGATCGATCCCGTGGACGGCCGCTACAACTTCCTGATGATGGGTGGTGACGCCGGCGATGACCGCACTGGCCGTCGCCCGGACAGCCTCTCCGTGCTCAGCGTCGACGCCAAGAGCGGCCAGACCGCCATCATCTCGGTACCCCGCAACCTCCAGAACGCCCAGTTCAGCGAGGACTCCCCCATGCGGAAGATCTACCCGGACGGTTACGACTGCGGCGATGTGTGCCTGATCAATGCCATCAACACCGAGGTGACGAACGACTACGCCGACCTCTACCCGGGTGTAGACGACCCCGGCGCGCAGGCGACTCTCGAGGCAGTCTCAGGAACGCTGGGCATTACTGTCCAGGCGTACGTCCTGGTGGATATGGCAGGCTTCGCCAAACTCATTGACGCGATGGGCGGCATCAAAATCAAAGCCGGCGGCTGGGTCCCGATGAGCGGTTACTTCGACGAGGTTACGCGCACCCATGGCATGCCGTTGGGCTGGATTCCTGCCGGTGAACAAACACTCGATGGCGAGCACGCCCTTTGGTACGGCCGGTCCCGCGAATACGTCGACGACTATTCCCGGATCCAGCGTCAGCAGTGTGTCCAGCAGGCCATGCTGAAGCAGCTGGACCCTGCCACGCTGCTGTCCAAATTCGAGGACATCGCCAGCGCAGGCACCAAGGTTGTGGAGTCCAACATTTCCTCGTCCCAGCTGGGCAGCTTTGTGGATCTCGCCATGAAGGCCAAGGGGCAGGAGGTCAAGCGGCTCACCATCGGCCCGCCCGACTTCGACGCGTCCTTCTCCACGGTGCCTGACTTTGACATCATCCACGCCAAGGTGGACCAGCTGCTGGCATCAGCTTCGGGCCCACAGGCTGCCGCACCCGTTGACAGCATGGTGCAGGCATCAAGCGTCGGCGGAGGCCTGCAGGCGTCCTCGCCATTGCGGCCGGCTGCCGGCCTGCCAGCCGGGTTGTCCGCGCAGCAAACCCCGCTGCCGTCGTCGGACTTCACCCCTGTGACTACAACGCCCGACGGCGAACCGATCACCGAGGAACTGCTGAACCAGCTCAAGCGCGAGGGTAACGAGGAAGCTATCCGCCAACTCGTGGCCACCAATGGACAGTGCGCGCCGCAGTAG
- a CDS encoding GtrA family protein yields the protein MFSALADRIRGLASLFWREVAKFGAVGGVAFVIDSAIFIWLFTGPMHGSEVWAKAVATIVASIFSWVANRYWTFRHRKQANVAREAALFAVMNLVGLLIASGCVWFAKYILDLNDKPSLFIAGSVVGLVLGTIFRFFAYRFWVFNEELDQEPEFSHDHELIERHHREKAAAAAAVAQHGEQPEADSPESRRQQS from the coding sequence ATGTTTAGCGCACTTGCAGATCGTATCCGGGGGCTCGCCTCGCTATTTTGGCGTGAAGTGGCCAAGTTCGGAGCCGTGGGCGGTGTGGCCTTCGTCATTGACTCGGCCATCTTCATCTGGCTGTTCACCGGACCGATGCACGGCAGCGAGGTCTGGGCCAAAGCGGTGGCAACCATTGTGGCAAGCATCTTCTCGTGGGTTGCCAACCGTTACTGGACGTTCAGACACCGCAAGCAGGCCAATGTGGCCCGTGAGGCCGCGCTGTTCGCGGTCATGAACCTGGTGGGACTGCTGATCGCCTCAGGCTGCGTCTGGTTCGCGAAATACATCCTGGACCTGAACGACAAGCCCTCGCTCTTTATTGCCGGCAGTGTCGTGGGCCTGGTCCTGGGCACCATCTTCCGCTTCTTCGCTTACCGGTTCTGGGTCTTCAACGAAGAACTGGATCAGGAGCCGGAGTTCTCCCACGACCACGAGCTCATCGAACGGCACCATCGTGAGAAGGCAGCTGCCGCTGCTGCCGTCGCCCAGCACGGGGAACAGCCGGAGGCAGACTCACCGGAAAGCCGCCGGCAGCAGTCCTAA
- a CDS encoding DUF4245 domain-containing protein, which yields MQEKTSPGPDPSDSGAKGDRTGTADAAPVRPVIPAAAAKRANASVIGMIVALVVSIAAFLPIILMNPLPKSDGFRPNIDVGAVARNATDVAGFTPVTPDTGMSFRSNYARWESGSGSGVPTWEVGYLTPNESFIGLVQTRQSNPTWLVQQTKSAPVTGTRAAGGQDWELRDTGKGEKSMVLNYRGTTVVLTGSAQLDEFAELATAVVQSMDANPAVTVSPSASTAP from the coding sequence ATGCAGGAAAAAACCAGCCCCGGGCCCGACCCCTCCGACTCCGGAGCTAAAGGCGACCGCACCGGCACGGCCGACGCAGCCCCTGTCCGCCCAGTAATCCCGGCCGCCGCGGCGAAGCGCGCCAATGCCTCCGTGATCGGCATGATCGTTGCCCTGGTGGTCAGCATCGCCGCCTTCCTGCCCATCATCCTGATGAACCCCCTCCCCAAGAGCGACGGATTCCGCCCGAACATCGACGTCGGCGCGGTGGCCCGGAACGCCACGGATGTGGCGGGATTCACACCCGTAACGCCGGACACCGGCATGTCGTTCAGGTCCAACTACGCCCGATGGGAGTCGGGCAGCGGCAGCGGCGTTCCCACGTGGGAAGTTGGCTATCTGACACCGAACGAGTCCTTCATCGGCCTGGTCCAGACCCGCCAGTCCAACCCCACCTGGCTCGTCCAGCAGACCAAGAGCGCTCCCGTGACGGGAACGCGTGCGGCGGGCGGACAGGACTGGGAGCTGCGTGACACCGGCAAAGGCGAGAAGAGCATGGTGCTGAATTACCGCGGAACCACCGTTGTCCTGACGGGAAGCGCCCAGCTGGACGAATTCGCCGAACTCGCCACCGCCGTCGTGCAGTCCATGGACGCCAACCCGGCCGTCACAGTTTCACCGTCAGCCAGCACTGCCCCGTAA
- a CDS encoding class II fumarate hydratase — protein MTSTEEFRIEHDTMGEVRVPVNALYRAQTQRAVENFPISGKTLERAHIEALARVKKAAAQANAELGVLDGELAKAIAAAADEVAAGKYDGDFPIDVFQTGSGTSSNMNMNEVLAELATRALKAAGSDKVVHPNDHVNASQSSNDVFPTSVHVAATSALINDLIPALGYLAESLERKAVEFKDVVKSGRTHLMDATPVTLGQEFGGYAAQVRYGIERINAALPRVAEVPLGGTAVGTGINTPAGFPERVIELLATDTGLPLTEARDHFEAQANRDGLIEGSSQLRNIAISFMKINNDLRWMGSGPNTGLGEIAIPDLQPGSSIMPGKVNPVICEASIMVCAQVIGNDTAIAWSGTNGAFELNVGIPVMAANLLESIRLLANTSRVMTDKMIDGITANVERARFLAEASPSIVTPLNKYIGYENAAKIAKKAVAEGLTIRETVVAMGFLERGEVTEEQLDTALDVMSMTRPPHKA, from the coding sequence ATGACTTCCACTGAAGAATTCCGCATTGAACACGACACGATGGGCGAAGTCCGCGTCCCCGTGAACGCCCTGTACCGTGCACAGACGCAGCGTGCAGTTGAAAACTTCCCCATCTCCGGCAAGACCCTGGAACGCGCGCATATCGAGGCGCTGGCCCGGGTCAAGAAGGCTGCCGCGCAGGCCAACGCAGAACTTGGGGTGCTCGACGGCGAGCTGGCCAAGGCGATCGCTGCGGCTGCCGATGAGGTAGCTGCCGGCAAGTACGACGGCGACTTCCCCATCGACGTCTTCCAGACCGGTTCCGGCACGTCCTCGAACATGAACATGAACGAGGTCCTCGCCGAGCTGGCCACGCGTGCCCTCAAAGCCGCCGGGAGTGACAAAGTTGTCCACCCGAACGACCACGTCAACGCCTCACAGTCCTCCAACGACGTCTTCCCCACCTCGGTCCACGTCGCCGCCACCTCGGCCCTGATCAACGACCTCATCCCGGCGCTCGGCTACCTGGCCGAGTCGCTGGAGCGCAAGGCCGTGGAGTTCAAGGACGTCGTCAAGTCCGGCCGCACCCACCTCATGGACGCCACCCCGGTGACGCTCGGCCAGGAGTTCGGCGGCTACGCAGCCCAGGTCCGCTACGGCATCGAGCGCATCAACGCCGCCCTCCCCCGTGTTGCCGAAGTTCCGCTCGGCGGCACCGCGGTGGGCACCGGCATCAACACCCCTGCCGGCTTCCCGGAACGCGTCATCGAACTGCTCGCCACGGACACCGGCCTGCCGCTGACCGAGGCCCGCGACCACTTCGAGGCCCAGGCCAACCGCGACGGCCTCATCGAAGGCTCAAGCCAGCTGCGCAACATCGCGATCTCCTTCATGAAGATCAACAATGACCTCCGCTGGATGGGCTCCGGCCCCAACACCGGCCTCGGCGAAATCGCCATCCCGGACCTGCAGCCGGGCTCCTCGATCATGCCGGGCAAGGTTAACCCGGTCATCTGCGAGGCGTCCATCATGGTCTGCGCCCAGGTCATCGGCAACGACACCGCCATCGCCTGGTCCGGCACCAACGGCGCCTTCGAGCTCAACGTCGGCATCCCCGTGATGGCCGCCAACCTGCTCGAGTCCATCCGCCTGCTGGCCAACACCAGCCGCGTCATGACGGACAAGATGATCGACGGCATCACCGCCAACGTGGAGCGCGCCCGCTTCCTGGCCGAGGCCTCCCCCTCGATCGTGACGCCGCTGAACAAGTACATCGGCTACGAGAACGCCGCGAAGATCGCCAAGAAGGCCGTGGCCGAGGGCCTCACCATCCGTGAGACCGTCGTCGCCATGGGCTTCCTGGAGCGCGGCGAAGTCACCGAAGAGCAGTTGGACACCGCGCTGGACGTAATGTCCATGACGCGCCCGCCGCACAAGGCGTAA
- a CDS encoding 5-(carboxyamino)imidazole ribonucleotide synthase, translating to MMAPAATALGFELRVLAEAEDGSAVSAVSTSPVGDYKDLQTLLDFADGLDVMTFDHEHVPTDHLRALLDAGVNVQPGPDALVNAQDKLVMRAAIDSLGLPNPIWAAVADVAALVDFGEETGWPVVLKMPRGGYDGKGVRIIDSAEAAEEAAPWFEAMSPLLAEAKVEFSRELSALVARTPGGEARAWPVVHTIQVDGVCDEVIAPALDIPLEVAAAAEDAALRVATELGVTGVMAAELFETPGSGVGFLINELAMRPHNTGHWTQDGSVTSQFEQHLRAVLDLPLGATDILGPVVVMKNFLGGDNQDLFSAYPAALASEPAAKVHCYGKSVRPGRKIGHVNLVGTSTDDVDSVRQRATRVAAIIRDGRVPTEESARISEENA from the coding sequence ATGATGGCCCCGGCCGCTACCGCCCTTGGCTTTGAACTCCGTGTCCTGGCTGAGGCTGAGGACGGTTCAGCCGTGTCTGCTGTGTCCACTTCGCCGGTGGGTGACTACAAGGACCTCCAGACTCTCCTCGACTTCGCGGACGGCCTGGATGTTATGACGTTCGACCACGAACACGTCCCCACGGACCACCTCCGCGCGCTTTTGGACGCTGGCGTGAATGTCCAGCCCGGTCCGGACGCCCTGGTTAATGCCCAGGACAAACTGGTGATGAGGGCTGCCATCGACAGCCTTGGGCTCCCAAACCCCATCTGGGCTGCTGTCGCTGACGTCGCCGCGCTCGTGGACTTCGGCGAAGAAACGGGTTGGCCGGTTGTCCTCAAGATGCCCCGCGGCGGCTACGACGGAAAGGGCGTGCGGATCATCGACTCCGCCGAGGCCGCCGAAGAGGCTGCTCCGTGGTTCGAGGCCATGAGCCCGCTCCTCGCCGAAGCCAAAGTTGAGTTCAGCCGCGAACTGTCCGCGCTGGTGGCGCGGACCCCGGGCGGCGAAGCGAGAGCCTGGCCGGTGGTGCACACTATCCAGGTGGACGGCGTCTGCGACGAAGTCATCGCCCCTGCCCTGGACATCCCCCTCGAGGTCGCCGCGGCTGCGGAAGACGCGGCACTGCGCGTCGCCACGGAACTGGGCGTCACCGGAGTCATGGCGGCGGAACTCTTTGAAACACCGGGCTCCGGCGTCGGCTTCCTGATCAACGAACTCGCCATGCGCCCCCACAACACCGGCCACTGGACCCAGGACGGTTCGGTTACCAGCCAGTTTGAGCAGCACCTGCGGGCGGTCCTGGACCTGCCGCTGGGTGCCACCGACATCCTGGGCCCGGTAGTGGTCATGAAAAACTTCCTGGGCGGCGACAACCAGGATCTGTTTTCCGCCTACCCGGCAGCCCTCGCCAGCGAGCCGGCCGCCAAGGTCCACTGCTACGGAAAATCAGTGCGGCCGGGACGCAAGATTGGCCATGTCAACCTCGTAGGGACCTCCACGGATGATGTGGACTCGGTCCGGCAACGCGCAACCCGGGTGGCGGCCATCATCCGCGACGGCCGGGTACCCACCGAAGAATCAGCACGGATTTCCGAGGAGAACGCATGA
- the purE gene encoding 5-(carboxyamino)imidazole ribonucleotide mutase, whose product MTTETTAETTTGTAPRPIVGLVMGSDSDWPVMEAAADALAEFGIPFEADVVSAHRMPAEMIRYGQTAHERGLRVIIAGAGGAAHLPGMLASVTPLPVIGVPVPLKTLDGMDSLLSIVQMPAGVPVATVSIAGARNAGLLAVRILASGTDELAATLRADLLDFAQELNDVATRKGANLRQKVSEVFADGNGVLRGSR is encoded by the coding sequence ATGACCACCGAAACCACCGCCGAAACCACCACCGGCACCGCCCCCCGTCCCATCGTTGGGCTGGTCATGGGCTCAGACTCGGATTGGCCGGTCATGGAGGCCGCCGCCGATGCATTGGCTGAGTTCGGCATCCCCTTTGAAGCCGATGTGGTCTCCGCACACCGGATGCCCGCCGAAATGATCCGGTACGGCCAGACCGCCCACGAACGCGGGCTGCGGGTCATCATCGCGGGCGCCGGCGGGGCTGCCCACCTTCCCGGCATGCTGGCAAGCGTGACTCCCTTGCCCGTTATTGGCGTCCCGGTCCCGCTGAAGACCCTGGACGGCATGGATTCCCTCCTCTCCATCGTGCAAATGCCGGCCGGCGTTCCCGTAGCCACCGTGTCCATTGCCGGTGCCCGGAACGCAGGCCTGCTAGCAGTCCGGATCCTCGCGTCGGGAACGGACGAACTGGCAGCCACGCTCCGCGCCGACCTCCTGGACTTCGCCCAGGAACTCAACGACGTCGCCACCCGCAAGGGAGCCAACCTCAGGCAGAAAGTCAGCGAAGTCTTCGCCGACGGCAATGGTGTTCTCCGGGGCAGCCGTTAA
- a CDS encoding carbonic anhydrase — protein sequence MATYLTPALAWRRMREGNERFVAGESSHPNQDASRRSSLVENQHPFAVIFGCSDSRLAAEIIFDLGLGDAFVVRTAGQVIDDAVLGSLEYSISVLGVPLIVVLGHDSCGAVSATKSAVDTGNMPVGFMRDLVERITPSVLTSMRNGEHEINDMVVEHVKQTSKRLVDSSRVISAAIEDGRAAVIGLSYSLAEGHANVVSGIGEV from the coding sequence GTGGCTACCTACCTGACCCCCGCCCTTGCCTGGCGCCGCATGCGCGAAGGCAACGAACGCTTTGTTGCCGGCGAATCGTCCCACCCGAACCAGGACGCGTCCCGCCGGTCGTCGCTGGTGGAAAACCAGCACCCGTTTGCCGTGATCTTCGGCTGTTCAGACTCCCGGCTGGCTGCGGAGATTATCTTCGACCTCGGCCTCGGGGACGCCTTCGTGGTGCGCACCGCCGGCCAGGTGATTGACGACGCCGTCCTGGGCTCCCTCGAGTACAGCATCAGTGTGCTGGGGGTGCCCCTGATCGTGGTGCTGGGGCATGACAGCTGCGGCGCCGTCAGTGCCACCAAGTCCGCAGTGGACACCGGCAACATGCCGGTGGGCTTTATGCGGGACCTGGTGGAGCGCATCACGCCTTCTGTCCTGACGTCCATGCGGAACGGCGAGCACGAGATCAACGACATGGTGGTGGAGCATGTCAAGCAGACATCCAAGCGCCTGGTGGACAGCTCCCGTGTGATTTCGGCCGCAATCGAGGACGGCCGCGCCGCGGTGATCGGCCTCTCCTACAGCCTCGCCGAGGGCCACGCCAACGTGGTTTCCGGGATCGGCGAGGTCTAG
- a CDS encoding TIGR03089 family protein, with protein MSIPAIDLMTTLRSGHATSPRLTWYGPDSERVELSGRVLDNWVAKTSNLLQDELDAEPGMRLTLDLPAHWKSMIWALAAWQLGMETVLDGGEAELLVTDRPGTVERKHDAVIAVALPALAMRWPGELPAGVIDYAAEVRSHGDVFMAHTDPSAAGCAIRAGGGQRHIHESLITGFAAPHEEGVRLLVPASEGLEPALANSLGAWHNGGSVVLAHADVELTDKLLAAERIHGK; from the coding sequence ATGAGCATCCCGGCGATAGATCTGATGACCACCCTGCGTTCCGGCCACGCCACGTCGCCCCGCCTGACCTGGTACGGCCCCGACTCCGAGCGCGTGGAACTCTCCGGTCGTGTGCTGGACAACTGGGTGGCAAAAACCAGCAATCTGCTGCAGGACGAACTCGACGCCGAGCCCGGCATGCGACTGACTCTTGACCTGCCAGCCCACTGGAAGTCAATGATCTGGGCACTGGCCGCCTGGCAGCTGGGCATGGAAACAGTCCTGGACGGCGGGGAGGCGGAGCTCCTGGTCACCGACAGGCCCGGAACCGTTGAGCGGAAGCACGACGCCGTGATCGCTGTCGCGCTGCCAGCCCTGGCGATGCGGTGGCCTGGTGAGCTGCCTGCCGGAGTCATCGACTACGCCGCCGAGGTGCGCTCCCATGGCGACGTCTTTATGGCGCACACGGACCCTTCGGCGGCCGGCTGTGCCATTCGGGCTGGCGGAGGCCAGCGGCACATCCACGAAAGCCTGATCACTGGTTTTGCGGCGCCGCATGAGGAAGGCGTCAGGCTTCTGGTCCCGGCCTCTGAAGGGCTGGAGCCGGCGCTGGCAAACTCACTCGGCGCGTGGCACAACGGTGGTTCAGTGGTGCTGGCTCACGCCGATGTGGAACTGACGGACAAGCTGCTGGCCGCGGAACGCATCCACGGCAAGTAG